The following is a genomic window from Patagioenas fasciata isolate bPatFas1 chromosome 1, bPatFas1.hap1, whole genome shotgun sequence.
TCCCAGTACACCTCCTAGTAGGCAGATTAGACTTTAATGTTGTAAATTGGTGATTTATTCCAAGTCACCTCCAGTCCCCTGAACAGGCTGCTGAAACATCATCTGCTATATGAATGCATGTATCTGTTGGTACTTGCTTAGGTTTTGTGTGCTCACTCAACTCAGCACCGCTTGGGGTCAGCATGAATTAAAAGCTGCAAACCTCATACACAGCTCTGTGCAAGGGAAGAATTTAATGTGCTGGGAGTGGCTGGTAAAGCtgggaaaataattttcagtaacAATGAAACCAGGAAAGGGCACCTTGCTTGACTGTGCAGTATCAGTCACGGTGATCTCTATTTACATCTTTTCTGCACATACTGAACAAGAGGGGGTTTTTGATGTTGTTGTCCATGTCTGTCAATATGGACACTGCTTTGAGCAAAGCTGTCCAGATAAGGATTAATGGTCACCCAGTTTTTCTTGCTTCCTTCAATGCTGTTCCACTTGATTGCCTGAAGCCATCAATTATCTAAACCTTATATATAAAATCTCTCTGTCAAAGGACTAGCAAAGAAATATTTCCCTAGGAGAAAGTTTTTAAAAGCAGTCCCAGCACCTTTTTAGGAACAATCAAAGTCCGGGCAAATAAAATGTCCTGACTGAAGATCTTTCATATTTTGTTGCTTCATgttattgctgctgctgtttttctggCTGAGAAAAACAGTCCATTGATCTGGAGTTTTCATTAATACAATTTTTTCTGTTTGATTTCAGGTCTTATCAACATTCCCGCTGTTGCCTTTGGCATATTGTCTGGGGGACTAATCATGAAAAAATTCAGAATCAGTGTTTTAGGGGCTGCAAAACTCTCCCTGGGATCATCTTTCTTTGGTTACCTTCTGCTTCTCTCATTGTTTGCGATGGGCTGTGAGAACTCGGATGTGGCCGGACTGACTGTGTCGTACCATGGGTATGCTGGGAAGGGCATGCTTCAGTATAAAGTGCTGTTGCAAACCCAACTTCCTCCTCATTTTATTCCACGAAGTATACATTGTTGAAAAGAGAATGACTGACCTAAATATGCTTCCCAGAAATTTGATTCAAAGCAGTGGAAGCCGCTCATTCTATTCCAGCAGGCATTGTGTCAGAACCCGTTCATGATTGTTGCCTTCAGCCCAGAAGGATTTATGCCACAAGTGCagattattttttctgatttctttctaaTTATCTTTGCCATGGGACCCATCCTTTGAGCCTAGAGATTTCTGGAAATGTGAGGAGCTCAGTAGGGGGGATGAGATTCAATTaattcttcctttcctctgtgcGCTGCTGAAAAACTCATGGCATTTAATAGCTTCTGAACCCAAAACTTAAGGATTAATGGATTAACCATGAGTTAGCCATTACATTAACTGTGAGGTACACCAGAGGCTAGGACTTTTTGGTCACTTTTGCCCGTGCTATTATTCTGTAAAGCTCACTTTTTGGTAGGAGTTTCCAGCACCGACTCCAcagcagccccaggagctgctcctcTGGTGACTTCAGCAGATGGCTACAGCTAGCAGATAGCTGTCGTGCAAGGTATCAGACCCTCCGCTTGGATGAATCCCATTCTGATCATTTCCTCACTAACTTCTACAGTGGTCATTTCCCACGAATAGCTCAGTCCCCTCTTTCCCACCAGAGTAATCAAACTGTTATGTCCAGTTTTGTTTAAATTGCATCAAGTCTCAGATAACTAAAATCTTAGAAAATCTGAGAAAATGCATGAATAGACATTTTTAGCTGTCCCCCTTAATAAAGTAACTACCGTCTCACAGTAGGTGGTGTGATATTGTGAAAAGCTTTTGATAACAGAGTAAAAATAATTTACACTGCTGCATGGCTGTGAAGAGGCAACACCTTAATGGACTTCAAGACAGCAGGCCTGATCAGGTGTGCCTGGCAGAGCATAACCCATGATTTGATAATGATTTATTCCACATATGCTAGAAAACATCATTGCaatttctctttttctgcagAACTAAATCGACAACTGATTATGAGCAGGCCCTGTTTTCAGAGTGCAACTCGGGCTGCGCATGTTCCAAGAATGACTGGGACCCCATCTGCGGGGAAAATGGAGTTACCTACATTTCTGCTTGTCTTGCTGGCTGCCAGGCATTCAATGGCAGTGGGAAAAACACCGTAAGACAATCTTTCATTTCCAAATGTGACCAGAGGAAGGGGATTAAAATTGAGTAAGGCAGGTCCTCTCCAGGCCTAAGCTCCTCACGTTTTTTTTTAGTGATTGGCCACCCACATTTAAAACTCTCAATTGCTCTTTCCAGCAGAAATCCCAAGCAAAGAATATAGaagggttgttttcttttctagCTGTTGGCTaccaaaactgtttaaaaaaacccactgaatACATTCATCAACAGTAGATGCTTCTTTATATATTTCTCTTCTAATGAATAAgacttttcctttagaaaaaaaaaaaaaaattccagttggATTTAAACTTTTGGCTACCCAGAAAAGCATGATGTGCAATTCCTGAACATCCACTTCTCAGCAGTTCAGGTTATCATACATTTTGCCTGCTGTCTTCCAGGTATTTTTTAACTGCAGCTGTGTAGGAACCTTGGAATCTCCTTCACGAAGCTCCTCAGCTGTGGTGGGACCATGTCAAAAAGGAAATGAGTGTtcaaaaatgtttctgtattttcTAGTAATATCAGTTATCACTTCATATACTTTGTCAGTAGGTGGCACACCTGGATACGTACTGCTTCTAAGGTAAGAAGTAATTTCTATTAGCATTGCCAATAATTTTCAGGGTGTTTTGACATGTATAACTGGGTCTCCCTCCCCTTCCAGTATTGTGAAATATTTTCAGCTACGCAAAgtggcttttaatttttttttttttttttttttttactattgaaAGGCATCCTCACAATTTGACAATGAGTTTTCTACCTTTGAAGCAACAATATGCTTATAATTATCTCTACCAGCAATACCTTTCTGGTTTTAAACATCCAAAATATAGGAGACCTGGTTATCATTTATAACAAGTTCCACTTCCCTGAATGCCTTTTACATAACCAGAATGGTGTTAAATGACCTCCATGAAATGGAAATCAGCTCTGCATGTGCcattgtgtgcacatgtgtgcttACAGGTAGCCAATTTTCCTCATTTGCTGTGGATACAGATGCACAGCTACACAGAGGTGACCTAACCCGAATCCTCTATATACCCTCAACTCTTCTCATGTAGTCCATTTTATTATTCCATATGATTGTTTCAGTCCAGACTTCTCTCTTCAAGACAAAGATAGATTTagcctgagggttttttttttctttagtaataaTCATGCGTTTATTAAATGCTTGTCCCAAGGGATTGTTCGAATATGTGTTCAACTGCTGGAACTGTTTGTCCATCACCAAGTCTAAGCTTTTAAGCTAATTTTAGAAAGTGCAAAAGCAATATAACACTTGCAGGGATTAATCTGGATTTTTGTCAGCTTATTGAAATTTTTGGATTCAAAATGCTCCTCTGCTCTGTTTTGGAAAGCTTTCTTTCTCAGTTCCTATTTCCAAATTATTTCCAGATGGGTACATTTTACTTCTCAAACAAAACTGCAGTTCAACTAATCTTTATTACTGTTGTGTTTTCTTACCCCAAAATTCTCTTTGTTTTTGAATGAAACTCTCTGGAACAGGCCCTGTCTCATTGCCAGTCTCTTTAGATCACATGGAAAAAGCCAGTACTAGAACTGACGGAGCATAGGCTATATGGAAAACCTTAAATAAAGAAATGTAGCTTCAGCTGTGATTCCAGCACAGTCCTTGAACAAGAAGTAATATTGACATAGAGACTTTCAGAAATTGTTGAGGGTCCTTCTCTACTGCCCTCTACAAACAATGCCAGTGAGGTATATGCCTTAGACCATATAAGCTGTATATCTTTCTCCACCCACCTTGTAGGGTTACTGTTGAGTACTGCAAAAACACAtggcctctctctctctccaaggAGTCACTCCAAGAAGAACAATCATATTATAATTCATTTTAGACAATTTTTACTGAAGCTTATGCATCACTGAAACTGTCCATGCACCAAGACGAGCTTGATTCACGAGTGGAGAGCTTGTAGCAAAGCCTTCAGGATTTCCACCAAATTGCCCTCTCTGGTTGCTTCTGATGCATCAGGATTTTTTGGTATATAAATGTGGGCATAGGGCTATGCAGGGATGGAGTTTCCCTCCCATTTGTCTTCACATGATGTCCCCTTTCTATGCATAAAACATACATGTACAGAAAATGTACAGGTATGATACCACACAGGGCCTCAAAACCATCACGGCCATGCTCAACCTCCTGCTTTCCATCTTGTCTCCACTGCAAAAGTGTCTGGGAGGACATGTTCATATCTGAACACCTACGAATTTAAATCACACACAGTTCCCTGCACTTCTCATCCCTAAGAACTTGCTCTCAGGGGGCTTAAAGTTTGATGGATTTATTCAGAAAAGCTTAGAGACATTTTCAATAACAATACTAAAACATTTTGGTATACAAAATCAGCAAAACAGCATTATTGGTTCTGCCCCagagattttatttctgttgaaaatCATTTTACTTCGCAAGCTGTTTAACTGAAACCGAGAAGCTATGTGCTTTTCTGTTGGATTGAAGACACTCAGATCTGATGTGCAGttaaataaaacatatttcagtAAGTTaaattcctccccccccccctttttttttcgcTGCAAATGACCTGTGGGCACAATTCCACTTTAAGCTCATGCTTGCTTTTCTGAAATCCATCACTGATTGGCTTTCCCTGAAAATCTGTTTGAACTGAAAGTGTGCTTCTGTTgccagaaggaaaataaatgctcTTTGAAAACAGGCCTGAGGTCAAGTTGCAGACttcattaagtattttttcaaatTATCTGTTTTAAAAATCATTCAATATTCAGTCAGCTCTGATAAGATTCCGGTACTTAAGCAAGCTGATGTTTCTAGATGAGCAGATATTGTTGCACCTGCCATAGAGCACAAATACAGCTAAATCTCTAAAGGCCTATAAGATTTAGTGACATTTACTTCAAGGGTTACACGACTGAAATCACTGAAATATGCATACAGCTGGTGACCAAGCCATTTGCTGAAATGTGTTTTTAGTGGTAATAGACTAATTGCAGTTACCGAGGAACTTGGGAAAGCCCTgaagttttggagaaaaaaacccacaattcaGATAGCTGTTGTTCAAACACCAGCTATGAATAGCAGGTGATTAGGCAGTGAGAAGGAAGTCTCAGATCTCCTTGAGAGATTTGGCTCTTACTCAGGATCTCAAACAGCTCATTTCCGTGCAAAGACAATACAAATGTTCACACTTGTTTTTTTCATCAGAAAGAGAAGATTTTGTTTTCCAGGATATAAGTCCTATGGAACACAtaattggttttattttccactttttgCGTTCTATATCCTCACATTTGGTTAAAAGGACTTCTAAGCTGAGGCGTGCTTGTATAACGTTTATCTGATAGAAAGGTAAAACACTGTTTTTCCAGCTCAAAATCATGTTACATTCATGCCTGCATAGATGGCAGTGACTGCATAAACCACACTATGCACTCTATGACAGACTGTATGATGATAATCCATGATCAGGCCAGTACAGAATAAAGCACTCAGATTACAAAATGGGATGCGCACAACAATTTCTTGACCATGGTACTTCTGTGTCATTTTCCATAAATGTCCATAACATCCTTTTCCATTTTCACAAAATCAAAAGAAGATTACCTGAATATTGTTTACAATATGAGTTCTTAGTGTTACTCTGGCAGTTACATTGGGAAATAATATAATATTACTGGTGGGGAACAAGAGAGCTACTTCTGCaatgtctttattattttttaaaatacgttCCCAATTACATGAATTTCTGCAGAAGCTGAGTCCATCCTGATTCAGAGCACACAGACTGGACCTCCAAGGTGCTATTTTTATCCATAGTGCCCACTGAATTtcagcgcttttttttttttttttttttttatattgaatAGAATGACTGTGACAACAAGGAGTTTTATCAATTACTATAATGACACCCATGTGTTACTCACCCCACATATCAAGCATGTTTCAGTTTAATCATGTGACTGAGACTACTCATGTGCTAAGAGTAAAGCGTGTGCTCAAGTTCTGGCTGAATTAAGTACTGCAATAGGCAGGCTGATACATGCTGAATGAAACAGCACACTTAAACAGTCAGTGAGGTTAGCAGCAGATGAGTATCTTACTAATTTGAGTGGTTTCATATGCACACTGCTGCTGGCATGGATGTGAAAGGCCCTTGTTCTCCTGCCCACCACCTTCACCCTCCTGGAAGAGGCAGGATGATGACCCACAGCTGGAGCAGGGCTGATCTGGAACCAGGAAGACTGATGTCTGTGCTGGGTCCCCGCTGCAAGCTCAGAAAAGTACAAAATAGAAATGATCTGTTGTGTCAGAGAATGGCTTGGCAGATTCGATTCACCTTTACGGAAGGTGTGATCCTCATCCTAAATACAGTACAATGAAAACCAAGTGCCTAAATACTTTGTACTAACCTGGGTTATGGTCCACAATTTAAAAGTGTGTTTAACTGAATAAGACTATCCAAGGATGCCATTTCAGAATCAATTTTCTTGTCCTGCATTAGAAACAACTAAGTGCTGGTATTACCATCACCTTCTTAAAAAGTTATATTGAATATAGATGTTCAGAATTCCTAGATACAGTTCTGATTTTATCACATTATTTACATATTTCTGTAATCCTGGTGAAGTCAGTGTCagtacagagggaaaaaaaaatcacatttctttccttcctcttgcTTTCTGTTTGTGTTCAAATTATACACAGTCAATCACTTATTTATATTTAACaccatttttaaattttatttttagatgcaTTAAACCACACTTGAAATCATTTGCACTTGGTATCTATACCCTGGCAATAAGAGTACTTGGTAAGTCCAGTTGTACTCTTGGGTTTATTTTAGTACACTCCTAACTAATTGTTTATCCTAGAATGAAACTTTTGAAAAGAACAATGTCTAACTGTCAAGTTAATATTacatgattaaaaaacaaaataggaAAAGGATTGAAAAAAGGAAGCAGCTTTGTATATATACATAGTTTAACTGTGTCTTAgatataataaaaatatacacTACTAAAGTACATAGAGGTGACAGGTGATCCTTTGGACTATGAAGTTAACATCAAAATTACTTCTCATCTATCCTTATTCAACAACAAGTGTAATAGAACCGCTACGGCTCAGAATTTGTGATCATTTTTTCACGCATATTTTCATTAGTTTCTAAGAGAATTAATATAAGTACAGATGTGCCTGAGGGTAGGGTTCACTGCAGCCTTGTCGTAGAGCCACCTTTAAGTTTTCTCTAAAATCAAGGGTACCCTGAGGTATCAATGAACTGGAAACTCTAAAATCCTTTATGTCTTAAGGCAATAATTAGCAAGAAGTAAGTCATGTGTTTAAATAGAGTAGACATAGGCGAACTGGAGGAGTCAGGTGAAATGACATCAAAACAAGCTGTTGGCTGCTTTCCTCACACTTCTAGGCCAGGATTTTCCCTCCGGCAACCAGGAGTGGTTCCCCAGGTTGCACAAAGTCCATCATGTCCCTATTAGCACCTGAAGAAAGGCTTTTCCTTTCCAACACCCACAAGCAATGCAGTAGGTTTCCTCTTGCCGTAGCAGGATCTCTGGATACTTCTAGCCCCACTGCAGGCTCCCAGCCTCGCTGTCTCTCCCGCTTCTCATGCCCCAACCAACACATAGGACACCCCCAACTGCCAGCTGAACAAGCCAAATCACTCTCAATAAAGGAGAAatatctcctttttcttctttttcttttatcccAGAGGAGTCATGCAGGGTCAAGAAAACCAAGCCATGGCCAGCACTCCTTCTCCCAGCTTCCACTGGCTTTTTGATGTTAAACTGCATTTCCTCCCCACCCTGATTCCCCACAGGGAGGAAAGGGCGGTGTGTGCCTGGGCAGCACAAGGCACAATGTCTCAAACCGGCAAATGTTATGGAAGTGTCATTGCTGTTTCAGTGTACTATTTAATGTCCTGCAAGAACACGTCTCTAGATGAGAATGGATCACTCTGGAAAGTAACCTTCTTGCATCTATTCACTTGTTAAATACACCCAGCGGGAATTCCAGCCCCAGTGTATTATGGAGTGGCCATAGATACAACTTGCCTGAAATGGGGAAGCAAAAGATGTGGGGGAAGAGGAGCATGCAGACTCTACGACTCCAGAACACTCAGGTAAAAGCTCTTCTCCATTCATTCTTCCACTTGTGTTAAGTACCTCTACATCTGGCACTGGTAGAACAATTTCtgtcagaaaaattaaaatgaaacatttgatGCCAAATGAAAAAGTCTGACTAGCAAAATTGACTATAATGCTCAGGTTTTAGCATTCTCTTTTGGTTTGGTCTCTTCGAAGTGTGTGTGGGGAGTATTTTATTTCACTATCAAGTGGAAATATTAAAGTCACTTGGGTTTTCGTCCCCAAAAATATTCAGTTAAACCTCAATTTTATGCTAAAGCTTCCCCTATTTTTCAACAACTCTCCTACGAGAGAGAGTGTGTAAGTAAATAAGTAAGTTAATAAGTAAAAGGGCAGTTAAACCTCATTATTGCTCCATGTTGGAGCTGGaccaaaaaaaggaagggaaggttGCCACAAAGCATGCTTGGCTTAACTAGAGGCTCAAGCAGAATGTTGTCTTTATCAATTTATTTCTAAAGGAGAGTAATTGTCTGAACAGCAATCATGAAAGACATTACCAGAAATAGAGAATGGAacaaatgtaaaaggaaaatgagagaaCAGGTTGCCCTTCCCCCACCCTCAGGAAAAAACACGAGGGGAGGGTACATCTTGTTTTGAAACTtgaagaaaagaacaaaagctCAGTTGGGATTCATTGCTAATAAAGAATAATGCTGtgattgttgctgctgttgttactATCGTTATGCCTGTAAAGCAAAAATAGCATCAAAAGGTCTTGGTATCACTGATACTGTTTATGAGgcaactaaaaataaattaattacccTAGAAATATTCATGTTATTCTCACTGAAGCACATTGGATGGGGGAGGTCAGTCAGTGCCTGAGATGCATTCTTGATCACAGACCACACAATACCTGACCTTGGTGAGCAATCAAACTCATTGCCTTGCTTGAAGAGCTTTCTTACTCAGTCATACTGcataaaaatataaatgtgtCCTTGATGCCTTTTAGTCATGTGTTGCCTTTGAAATAGACTCTGATCAATAATTTCTCTCTCAGGTATGTGTATCTGGGGCTGACTTTGGTGTTGGGCATGGTGTCCATTTTCTTCAGCGTTGCTGTCCTTTGGGTTCTCCGGAAAAGGTCTTCTCCACAAGATGAGACTCTCTCAGCCAATGGGGAGAGAGGCACCTGTGGGACAAAGAGCAGGAAAGATAACTTTGTCAGTAATGATCATTTAATTCAGACAACTTACTGGCCAGAAAAGGAGACTAGACTTTAGGAAGACTGAGATCTCCACTGTGACTTTACCCAGTGAGTGGCGATTCCAGGCAAAAATTCATCATCAGTGAAGCGGTATCTTAGTATCCACCCCAAAAATGGTCACCTTCATGTAACATTTACtgtaaaaaccaaacattttaccACATGTACAGCTCTGAAAACGCTACTCACCTTTTGTCCTGTCAAACCAGTGCCACTCAAGTGAGGGGATTTGTTATGGCTGGGGAGGTGCAGCTTTCTCCCTTGCCAAGAAGCCGTTCCTGCGGCTGCTCCTCAGCTCCATCCCTCCTCTTCAAGCTGCAACAGCCACTGCTGCCCCTCGGCTTCCTTCTGTGTGTGAGGGGTAGCAGGGAGGCTGCAATGCAGCCTTCTCTACCATGTTACCAGGCCAAGAGGAGCTGTTGCAAGAAACACAACTTGGCAACCTGAAAGGTGCGGGGTTGTTCTGCACATGGCTCACCCTCGCAAATGGTGCGGCACAGGGCAAGAGGTTTGCTGGAAGTACAAATctgcaacaggccctgggagTCTCGTGAATTCAATCCATAATACTTAAGACATCAAATGTTGTGGTTAAGGATTCTTCATCAAGTagctctgctgtagcacagcaaTAAGAGCAATAAAAGTTGTAATTGAAGTCAAAGAGACCATGAGAATGTCATCCAAAGGAAACTGGAATAAAATTAGAACTTTTTTAGGTTTCCAGCAGTTTCTTGCTACTTGCTAGTACTCAGTTTACTGAATAATACCATGCATTTTATGCAATGTAATAACATCATGATACAAGATAcatatgatttattaaaaaagaaaaaaagaagaacaaactGTGAAAAAACAGCTTGGGAACAATAAAATGAGTTCAAAGACCAGgtgatttgggttttttcttttaatttattgtaTTTGCTACCTGAAGCTGAGATTTGTATCGTAGTATCCCttggtatatatttttttttaagtttgacaACATTTGGTATTAAATACATTTAGGATAAGGAGTAAAATGGACACCTGTTTAACATGGAACAAAATTTCAAGAATGCTTGCACTGAACAAAATTGTGACAATACCGCTCCAAATGATGTCTTTTAAGGCAACTAGAATTTTAGAGCACATGATCAAAGATATGCTTCACACTTCATCACAATATTGGCATCTCAGCAGTGACTGTAGGTACCCTGCTGCCTACCTGGGCTCACAGGTCAGAGGCAGATGTGGAACCTCTCCTGTGGGATGCATGAGAAGGGACAGATGTATAAGAATGGCATTTACTTAGCTTTATCAATGATAAATTCTTACACTGTGCCATTAGAGAACTAGCTAATCCTTTCAGTAGGAACATCAAGAAGAGGACATTGCCTAAGCACCAAATATCTGCAGAAGGTAAGGATTTAAAGCCATCACTTGAGAAAATGCAGTTGTCAGAGGAAGGATCAGCACCACCTACCATTTGCCACACAGGTGGATGTTTAGACAGTGGCCTGGAATATGGGAGACATAGTCTCCTGTCCCAGCTCTTCGTCCTTCCAAATGGGTGTCAGAGCCTGCAAGCACTGGGGTACTAGAGAGCTGTGGCTGTTCACTTTGCCTTATATAACTGGACAttgaactaaacaaacaaaactaaaataattAGAAGACTTGTGAATATATAACTGAAGCATTACATCTAGAATGAATCACAAAGATTTGCATTTCACTCTCAGGTCTCATTTATACTGCATCATCATAAAAACAGCAAAAACTGCCAAACTGCATCAGTATCCAGAGAGTAAGAGATACTTGAAGCCTTCCATAGCCTCCCTGGTAGGGCACTTTTCATAGCTATGAGCTACCACATTCAGTGAGAGAAAGGGACAATCCAACTTAAGGATACACTGGAATAAAAAAGGAGGGATATCTGCAGTTCACTCAGTGCCTGATGTTGTATGTCTGTCAAATAAATGGGGATGATTCCTAATGTGAGTATTAGTCCCAGAACAGTTTATCTCAGGGACACTGCTGCTCAGCAATGCTGAAGCAGTCACGGAGGCAGTTCCGTACAGGCTCAGTAGCAAGAAGGCCAGGAAAATTCACTGGCTTACAGCACCAACAAAGAAATCAAGAGAAATAAACATATCCTACActaattcagaaagaaacaggaaaacaatCAATTTATTGGTTTATCACCTAAGCTTATGTACCTAAGCTTGTACTTAGTGAATAATTCTTTTAAAACATGGGCTTTCCTTCCATATCCCATTTTCTTTACACATGAAAGGA
Proteins encoded in this region:
- the SLCO1C1 gene encoding solute carrier organic anion transporter family member 1C1 isoform X1 — translated: MELHGFLLKCCAVLLWKVQTCCKALFTAVTVSLAWLSFLSFCLADFLPSLKSLFGNPVYILYLCASIIQFNSLIGMVTYKPKYIEQQYGQTSSKTNFVIGLINIPAVAFGILSGGLIMKKFRISVLGAAKLSLGSSFFGYLLLLSLFAMGCENSDVAGLTVSYHGTKSTTDYEQALFSECNSGCACSKNDWDPICGENGVTYISACLAGCQAFNGSGKNTVFFNCSCVGTLESPSRSSSAVVGPCQKGNECSKMFLYFLVISVITSYTLSVGGTPGYVLLLRCIKPHLKSFALGIYTLAIRVLAGIPAPVYYGVAIDTTCLKWGSKRCGGRGACRLYDSRTLRYVYLGLTLVLGMVSIFFSVAVLWVLRKRSSPQDETLSANGERGTCGTKSRKDNFVSNDHLIQTTYWPEKETRL
- the SLCO1C1 gene encoding solute carrier organic anion transporter family member 1C1 isoform X2, producing MELHGFLLKCCAVLLWKVQTCCKALFTAVTVSLAWLSFLSFCLADFLPSLKSLFGNPVYILYLCASIIQFNSLIGMVTYKPKYIEQQYGQTSSKTNFVIGLINIPAVAFGILSGGLIMKKFRISVLGAAKLSLGSSFFGYLLLLSLFAMGCENSDVAGLTVSYHGTKSTTDYEQALFSECNSGCACSKNDWDPICGENGVTYISACLAGCQAFNGSGKNTVFFNCSCVGTLESPSRSSSAVVGPCQKGNECSKMFLYFLVISVITSYTLSVGGTPGYVLLLSGNSSPSVLWSGHRYNLPEMGKQKMWGKRSMQTLRLQNTQVCVSGADFGVGHGVHFLQRCCPLGSPEKVFSTR